Genomic segment of Triticum aestivum cultivar Chinese Spring chromosome 6A, IWGSC CS RefSeq v2.1, whole genome shotgun sequence:
CCGAAGCGAAGGCCTTACTTGCTGGCCTAGAGGCCCTGTCACCTCTGTACAGGGGGCCAATCATTGTTGAAACTGACTGCATTTTCGTTGTAATGAGCTTCAACTGGGCGCCAGCAACAGTTCTCCCTGGCATTCAGTTTTCTCTGACATCAAAAAGGAACTCCAGAGGTTCAGCGTATCCCAGGTCATACATGCTAGCCGATGTCAAAACAAGCTAGCCCATGCTCTCGCTGTGCGTGCAAGAAGGATGGAAGACATGCAGAGGGTGGCGGTAATCCCGGACGATCTGAATGCAGTGTTAGCTGCCGACTATGTGTTGGCTTAAGAGTAACGTGGTTACTCTtgctcctcaaaaaaaaaaagattatAAAGATGTCTCTTGCAATGACCTTGGGGCATTGCTCGCTATCCGGCCAAGAGGAGTGCCAAAAGTCAATCTTCATTGAAAAATGATCGCTCAAGCTCCCGAAATCCATTGGATTGGATGACAAAGAGTAAGAAGTTTTAGGGAAGGATGGACGAGCCACTATGCCAATGAAGAACCACCAAGTGATGGAAAAGAAGTGGGACAAGGGGAAGGTTCCCACGCATGACACCACAACATCAGAAATATCCCGCCACATGGACATTCATTTTTTCCacaaggaaggagaagaaagaggaGAAGTAAAAACTCATGTTGGGTTCACAAAAGGAGAGGAAGGATTGGGAGCGAGAGAGGATGAAAAACAAGTTGCAAAttgtgtcgggggtttggtgcgacatatgccaacggatggcttatcatggtgggggcgagtagaacgtcgccggtgcctggaaacgagatgaggtgaagacatgtacgccggcgaatcttacccagcttcggggctctccggggagataatacccctactgctgctctgcggggtctccgcatgatcactatggtcaagtgtttacacggttgctccttgagcggTGTCTggtggcaggagagggcaaggctagctctctccttctatctagtATGGTATCGAACGACTGGcctccaaccctttgcatgggtgccttggggggtttatataggcctaccccccggggtacaatggtaatccgactgggcgcgggcccagccgtcggtgcctccgacctccgacttctccgttgactgctggggcccgccgactggtgggccccgccgactggtctggtacggagccgacaggccgcgtccgccgcgggcgggtcttgtcggctgctgattactgtagccgtgctcctgatgacacaagcttggtcatggggtcgtggcaacagccccgccgcctggcgggcgatcactgtggccactccccatctcttcttgattaatggcgcgtgggccccgggggagggctcggccgactcccccgggccgactcccgacgggtccgactggcggttctcccgccgtctgCCGAGGTCTTGCTGACTGGTGGTccccgctgcctccaggccgtacagacaagccgtcgtgggcgcaggacctggtacagtggtgctgatgtcagggccggccgggcaacagtgccacgccgcggggagatcttcccaagtacgacgtgctgtagccatgcctgcccttggtaaggggcggggagtgggcttcattgtagccacgcccctgccccgtccccttcgatgaggtcacgggttgttggagtcgccggccgactccccaaaaccggcttctctggaagtcgcccctgggacttggccgtgagcgggcagtcgtccgccttgccgtagactccccaggaggctgctcttcgccctgtggtcttgaggggcgcagcctgcctcaatgtcttgaaaggttatgggctcaggttggcctacccgtggcccattactccgacaaattGGGAGGGAGAATATAGACCTTAAGAAGCAAGATGCGTGTGCCAAATGAGAGCTCGAGAAGGCCCGGACTTTTGAAGCAATATAGCTCAAGCAGAAGATATTACAACTTTCTTGAGACACGAAGGACCCGAGGATAATATTTACCGATGCAAATCTCTTGGACACGGAAGGTAATAATTGGGttgagaagaggaagagggagatcAATCTGCGCAGGGAGTACAAGGGGGAAAGAGCGTCCGCTGCCACAACGGACGCGGCCCGGATGTTGAATTTCGTTTTGTCATGTTTTAATCTTGAATTATGGTTCATTTTGCTTTGTTGCATTGTATTGGTGATAAATTACAACTGTGCGATCGACCGACGTGCATGGATTTGCAAGGGTTTTGATGCGAGAAGCGTGATTGTCCGACATGATGTTTGATGGATCATTCGGCGCCGGATTTGCCAACGTCACGCTCTAAAAACTATATCGAGGATCGAGTGTTTATTTTTCGAACACATAAGATCAAACCACTTTGTGGTAGATAAAGTCCGTCTGTATTTCCATCATCTGCGTCTCAGATGACATGTATCCCTATTGTCCTGAGTGTTATTTCTCTACCAAGGGCCTACGGAAATAATCAGAAATCCGAGTACGTCATCCTGCGCCTGGCAAATTGCTTACCATACGAGTGGCCGATGAACTGCACTCGATACAGTTGTTGACACTCAGTACAATTCAAGTTTCTGGTAGTACGCTTGGTCATGCATCCGGGGACGGAACCCCTCCCGCCGTCTTATGGTCCGCGGCGAGCTCTCCCCGAGGGATCTCGCGGCAGCAGGCTTCGCCGTGGCTCCCGCAGGCCTGTCCAACTCCATGCACCCCGCTCAAGGCGCCGGCGTGGAGCAGAAGCAGGTAGAAGAGCTGCGTCAGCGTCGAGATCGTGATGAACGCCTCCAACGTCCTCTGCTAGCAAGACCAACACAGAGTTCAGAAGTAGAATCACCGAGAGGAAACGCAGAAAATTTACAAGGATAGATGCACCGGTGCGTGTAGAACTAGCATTGACTGACGACGACGTACCAGGCGCCTTCCTCGGTTCCCTAGAGTGATGTGCTTGCACGCGAGGCTGCAGATGTTCAAGAAAAGATGGCACGGCAGTGTGAGTTACGTACTATCACTAGCAGATGGCGAGTGAAACTGGCGGTGAGAGTGTAGAAGAGAACCCGAAGGCGAGGGCGGTGAGCGCCCAGGAGACGAgcacggtggaggcggcggcggcgaggctctCGCTGCGCCAGGGCGCCCTGACGTGGAGCAGGGCGGGGAGCACCGAGCAGGCGCCGACCACCCCGGCCATGAGCGAGAAGACGAGCAGGTACCCCGTCGCCGTGTTGCCTCCTAGATCTGCACACCGCGTCACGTCGTTAACCAGACCAGATCGATCATGTCGCACGCAAGGACGTACTACGTACGGCGGTGCGTCTCGCGGTCGATGAACTTGTTGAGCGACCAGCCGGCGATGCCGAGGACGGCCGCGTGCATGACGAGGTTGATGCACAGCAGGGGCCCGATGTACCGCCTGCTCGCCGCGCCCACGGCCATGGATCCACCACTGCTACCTCCCCGGCCACGAATGCTAGTACCTAGCCTAGGCCGCAGGTCTCGAGTGTCTGCAACTGCAAATTGATCCGGTGACTCTGGTCGCTATGTTACTAGTGTCAGTGGAGCTGCAAGCATGAAATGAATCTTTTATTGCGGGGTGTGTTTGTGATGACGCGAACTAAAAGCTTCGTGCAACGGCAATGCTGTTGTGCACGCGAAGCTAGCATGGAGGACGGGCCCCGCGCTAGAACCGTGTGCCACGCAAAGGCACGCGTACATAGTAACATGGGCCAGCTTCGGACGGCGACTGCCGGCCGCCGTTGCAGCTTGCATGGACGAGGTAAGCCCACCGATGTACTCCTACGGGACAATGTGGTCTGGTATGGAGTACGGAGCTGTGAGCTGAGACCTCTGTACCTAGGACAGCCAACCAAACGCTGGGGGCCAGCCACAGATTTCTAAGATAGGCAGCCGGCCAATCAGAGCCCACCATCCTGCCATGTGGCCGATCACCGCGCAAAAGCATCAAATCAAATTCCGCCCGGGACACAAGGAGAAAGAGAGGCCCAGGGACGCGCAGGACTAGGAGGGTGTCAGCGTAGGCCAGAGCCAGAGAAGAGCTTGCAGGTGAGAACATGGCCGCAACGGCGTGCTCTACGGCGCTTCTGGGTGTAGCAGGAGCACGCCTCCCCGCCGGCGCGCCGCCAACCTTTCTTCTCCCACGGCGTCACTTCTCCCCTCGTCGCCTCCAAGGTGCGGACGGTACCTATACTGCGTTCATCTTGTCACCTCAGATACGTAGACGCCTTAACAATTAGTACGATGTGTTAACCAGATGCGCCGCGGCTCTCTCTGCTCCGGGCGAAGGCCTCCTCCGGTGACACCTCTGCCGCGAGCGGCGACGAGCTCGTCGACGACCTGAAAGCCAAGGTACTCTCAGAACAGGAGGCGCTAATACGTATTTGGGGAGTACGTAGAACGGCGAGCTGATCGGCTTGAGCAACGGTGCGTACGTGTTGTTTGCTTTGTCGCAGTGGGACGCGGTCGAGAACAAGTCCACCGTGCTGACGTACGCCGGCGGCGCCATCGTCGCCGTATGGTTCTCCTCGGTCATCGTCGGCGCCATCAACTCTCTGCCTCTGGTGCGTACGCTCATACATGAGTACATGACCATGACCACCGTCTTGGATCGACCGATCATGTCGTGTGTCCACTCATCAGACTTGAGCACCGATAACACGTTGAATAATTTCTGCGTGCAGCTTCCCAAGATCATGGAGCTTGTTGGGCTCGGCTACAGCGGATGGTTCGTGTACCGCTACCTCCTCTTCAAGGTGCGCGATCAGTTACGGGCTCGCCTAGTTGGTAGTATCTGGTGGTAGAGCTAATTCGATTGCAAGAAACTTGTAATTCATTAAGggtctctttgattcaaaggattttcataggatctttgaaggattagaatccttaggaatttttcctacgttggtcgtttgattcgtaggattgaatcctataggaatttttcctaaggattcatttgtactacatttcacaggaattctaacatccactccaacctcttgaaagaaatcctttgtttttcccatgacacaatcaaacaaactcaaatcctatagggatccaatggtcatgccattccaatcctacgtttttactattcttgtatttttgcaatcctatgaatcaaagaggccctaacaTGATCTTGGACAAAATACTATTGCAGGAACGCAGGAAAGAGCTGGCCGACGACGTGGAGTCCTTGAAGAAGAGCATTGCTGGTACAGAGGCAGAGTAAAAGAATATAATGTTGTAGTATGGGTTATTATTTTGTTTGACGATTATTCAGAGAACCCTTATCAGAGGGTTTGCTTGTTTTTTTAACAAGGCAAGAGACttgtcattttcattgattaagaaagaACATTTAGACAAAATCCGTCAAGTAGGAAAACAGAGCAATTACTCTTGTGGCATTACAGTACTCAAGTGTGCAGGCCCAGCCAGGCACATAGCCTATCCTCCTCTTTGATCTTCGAGATAATCACCATCGCCGGGGCACTGAGGTTGCGTAAGACTAACATTCCGTTCTTTTCAAACTTCTCACCTAACAAGCATTGTCGAGGAGGAGAATGTCGACCGGCTAGTCCTTCACCGAGGTCACTAGGAGCTAATTTAAAGTCATGATCTGATAGAGCCCAAACCAGATAGTGACATCCGACCAAATATGTCACGTTTATCTGTAGTGACAAATGAGGTGCACCACAGACTCCTGGAATTGCTTACATAATGGGCACAACCGATGGTTTGGCAATTCGTGACGAAGCAACCTATCGACCGCGCGCCCATACTCTATCCTGGATGATAAGCCAGGCAAAGAAATTGCACCTGGGGGTGGGGGAGCTTAGGCACTCCACACTGTGAAAACCATGGCCATGGAGGTCAGCCCAACAAATTGCACCTTGTATGCCGAGGTCGTCGAGTACTCCCCATTGACAATGAATTTCCAGATAATGGTGTTCAGGACTCCTTAGGTGAGGTGATCAATATGAGTAAGATTTTCCCTAAGGGCAACAAACCCGTGGATGTGCTCTATTGACAAACCACGGTGAGTGTCAATCTGGTGGACCCATGAGTTATCCAACGTAGGCATGCTAGCCGTGCAGTTcgaaggggctgtttggattgtgattaTATTTGCCATGTATTGTCACATGATTTTTGCCATACTTGTCTTAGTTGAATTGCTTAAATTGTTAGCCATATTTTGGCTTGTCAAAGGGAATCTTACCACACTTTTTATGTCTATGACGCgtggggttcactgctcataaaaaaaatcttgccttaggtgtggctagaaccaaacacctaacTAACTTGATCAAATTTGCCTAaagttaggtgtggcaaagtgtggtaAGATGTAGCTGGGAACTAAATAGCCCAGTCTTGCGGAAGAGCTCCAAGAGATTGAGGGAGACGCCTCTcggcctaagagcatctccaaccgcgccctcaacaggccctccccagacgattttgccgcgccggcgtcgaaaaaacggcccagtcgcgcccccagaaacccgtttttcgccggctcggggcgaaactggtgccggcggacccaggccgaacccgtcTTTCTGGGGGCCcctggggcgccggcacaagcgaaaagggcgcgtgggtccgccctgtcAGCGAGGCGAGCGCCTCTTCCTGCCATTTCTTCCCGCGTTTTCCCCACTTCCCTCCCGTACTCTTCCTTCCTCCCGCCAAACTCCCTCCCGCTCACCTCCCTCCCAGCCGGacgccatgccaccgaagaagtacgtcgccccccaccccccgcgcggcggcaaccgcgaccgcctccgtcgcccagccgaagcagaggaagccgagggcgccgccgaccaagccaccgggcatgtcaaacgccgagtggagggcggaAATTCAGCGGCGGGAGgctgtcaccgccgaccggcggaacagggccatcgccaagaaggcccgcgacaacgcggcgcgcACGGCTGCGGCTGCCTCGGCAGACCAAATCGAGGCCGAGGCGGCTTGTGTGGGGATGATGAATCCTTCCGgaagccacgcccagtacgcgccctggggtcAGCAAGGCATCGGCTCTCCGCAACCATGGGCATTGCCctcgccgggctacgccgacggtgacgcgcacggtgggttcaacccaaacgtcacCTTCCCCATGGATACCCGGTCCAGCGCACGCCCTCacccgccttcgccggcgtgcagtaccctccatacaactactcgccgcccgcctacGCTTCCTCCCCGACGCCCCCGCTACGCCGTGGcccgctgcccttctcgcacctggGCGACACCGACGAGACCGAGTCCGACATGGATGACATCATCGCGACTGGTTCGGCCGGGGCCGCCGCAtctcccgggttcgccacccaggacgaggtggtggatctcagcggcggcatggacggcgagctcagctacgtctacggcgaggacgagcaggaggaggaggacgaggaggaggaggaggagctgacgCCTGCGACGGCGAAGGGGCctaagaagaagcgggcggccaggacaggcgagccgcgcatcaagtgggcgtccaaggaggaggaattcctcgccgaagcatggaaagtcgtctgcctcgacccgacgaccggcacgaaccagagcatcgacaCGTACTGGGAccacatcaaggccgagttcgacgagcgcaagcttgtcgacccctacttcaaaggcgtctacatgcagcgcggctccaaggcgatggcgaaccattgggggcgtatccaggggACGTGCAACAAAATGGCAtggggtcgtcgaggaggtcgcagctcgcccggagagcgacgccagcgtcgaggatcaggtatgccacgccGGCCTCCCGCCTCTCTTCGCCGTGTATGCGCGCCAACTGTTTGTCCcgcagttgctgcgcatgttcACCCTGTACCGGCAGAGCAACATCGACGCcgaattcaagtacctccacgtctatAAGCGCATTGACAaatgcgagaagtgggcggaagtccggcgcaccctcgacaaggccaaggagacctacaagccggacgcgccgactccTGGCGCATCGGAAGGGCGGCCGGACGACAACAAAGTTGCCAAGAAGAGAAAATACGCCGACGCGGCCACCgctcgagtgcaggagtccatcgagcactgcctcgccgacgcgcaggctcgggccgtccttcgtgaagagaagaccaaggcgcggtggtcggcgttgatgtcgagcagcgccgtcaagatcgacctgctccggacgaacgtcgccgcgaagaagagaaacaccgacctggctttcctgctgggcggggcggacatacttcagagcaccgacgaggcggtcaaggcgtggtacttggcggagcgtggcctcatcctgaaccagcttccctcgacaaggccgccgacgccgacgcacacgccgccgccgccgccgccgc
This window contains:
- the LOC123128288 gene encoding protein CURVATURE THYLAKOID 1A, chloroplastic, whose protein sequence is MAATACSTALLGVAGARLPAGAPPTFLLPRRHFSPRRLQDAPRLSLLRAKASSGDTSAASGDELVDDLKAKWDAVENKSTVLTYAGGAIVAVWFSSVIVGAINSLPLLPKIMELVGLGYSGWFVYRYLLFKERRKELADDVESLKKSIAGTEAE
- the LOC123130914 gene encoding membrane protein PM19L encodes the protein MAVGAASRRYIGPLLCINLVMHAAVLGIAGWSLNKFIDRETHRHLGGNTATGYLLVFSLMAGVVGACSVLPALLHVRAPWRSESLAAAASTVLVSWALTALAFGLACKHITLGNRGRRLRTLEAFITISTLTQLFYLLLLHAGALSGVHGVGQACGSHGEACCREIPRGELAADHKTAGGVPSPDA